In one window of Streptomyces sp. FXJ1.172 DNA:
- a CDS encoding DEAD/DEAH box helicase: protein MTLPVALSGTDVIGQAKTGTGKTLGFGLPLLERVTVPADVEAGRAAPEDLTDAPQALVVVPTRELCTQVTNDLLTAGKVRNVRVLAIYGGRAYEPQVEALKKGIDVVVGTPGRLLDLAGQKKLSLKHVKCLVLDEADEMLDLGFLPDVEKIIDMLPVKRQTMLFSATMPGAVIGLARRYMSRPTHIRATAPDDEGATVANIKQFVYRGHSMDKPEMVARILQAEGRGLAMIFCRTKRTAADIAEQLQRRGFASGAVHGDLGQGAREQALRAFRNGKVDVLVCTDVAARGIDVEGVTHVINYQSPEDEKTYLHRVGRTGRAGAKGTAITFVDWDDIPRWQLINKALELDFNDPVETYSTSPHLFSDLDIPEGTKGILPRSERTRAGLDAEELEDLGETGGRGARNRGRGDRGDRGDRGGRGGRAESGAASDERERASRTPRRRRRTRGGTPLDAATAAPAATTAPAPAAESGPAEESATAPRTLRRRRRTRGGVSAQPAPAVEAAAETVVETVAPTEVLAAPDAPETPRRRRTRKSAEPAVVAAETAPVAEPVTETPVAVTETASASETVTVEAPEAKPRRRTRKTAASAAESAVAAAESTGNTAEPAPEAKPRRTRKTAATAAVETAEGEGTAEAAPATKPRRTRKTAATAPETAEAPEAEAKPRRTRKTAATAAVETAEGEGTAEAAPATKPRRTRKTAATAPETAEAPEAEAKPRRTRKTAATAAVETAEGEGTAEAAPATKPRRTRKTAATAPEGTDEAPEAEAKPRRTRKTAAAVVEVDGVAEVAVPKVRRTRKAAAAAVVPEIPAQAAEEPEVKPRRRTRKAATAVEVVEAVEG, encoded by the coding sequence ATGACGCTCCCGGTCGCCCTTTCCGGCACGGACGTCATCGGCCAGGCCAAGACCGGCACCGGCAAGACGCTGGGCTTCGGTCTCCCGCTCCTCGAGCGCGTCACCGTCCCCGCCGACGTCGAGGCCGGCCGCGCCGCCCCCGAGGACCTCACGGACGCCCCCCAGGCGCTCGTCGTCGTCCCCACGCGCGAGCTGTGCACCCAGGTCACCAACGACCTGCTGACGGCCGGCAAGGTCCGTAACGTGCGCGTCCTCGCGATCTACGGCGGCCGGGCCTACGAGCCCCAGGTGGAGGCCCTGAAGAAGGGCATCGACGTGGTCGTCGGCACCCCGGGCCGGCTGCTGGACCTCGCGGGCCAGAAGAAGCTCAGCCTGAAGCACGTCAAGTGCCTGGTCCTCGACGAGGCCGACGAGATGCTCGACCTGGGCTTCCTGCCCGACGTCGAGAAGATCATCGACATGCTGCCGGTCAAGCGCCAGACCATGCTGTTCTCGGCCACCATGCCGGGCGCGGTCATCGGCCTCGCGCGCCGCTACATGTCCCGGCCCACGCACATCCGCGCCACCGCGCCGGACGACGAGGGCGCGACGGTCGCGAACATCAAGCAGTTCGTGTACCGCGGTCACTCCATGGACAAGCCGGAGATGGTCGCCCGCATCCTGCAGGCCGAGGGCCGCGGACTGGCGATGATCTTCTGCCGTACCAAGCGCACGGCCGCCGACATCGCCGAGCAGCTGCAGCGCCGCGGTTTCGCCTCCGGCGCGGTCCACGGCGACCTCGGCCAGGGCGCCCGCGAGCAGGCGCTGCGGGCCTTCCGCAACGGCAAGGTCGACGTCCTGGTCTGCACCGACGTGGCCGCGCGCGGTATCGACGTCGAGGGCGTGACCCACGTCATCAACTACCAGTCCCCCGAGGACGAGAAGACGTACCTGCACCGCGTCGGCCGTACGGGCCGCGCGGGCGCCAAGGGTACGGCGATCACGTTCGTCGACTGGGACGACATCCCGCGCTGGCAGCTGATCAACAAGGCACTGGAGCTGGACTTCAACGACCCGGTGGAGACGTACTCGACGTCCCCGCACCTGTTCTCCGACCTCGACATCCCCGAGGGCACGAAGGGCATCCTGCCGCGCTCGGAGCGGACCCGTGCGGGTCTGGACGCCGAGGAGCTGGAGGACCTGGGCGAGACCGGCGGGCGTGGCGCCCGCAACCGCGGTCGCGGAGACCGTGGTGACCGTGGTGACCGAGGCGGGCGCGGTGGCCGCGCCGAGTCCGGCGCCGCGTCGGACGAGCGCGAGCGTGCGTCCCGTACACCGCGCCGTCGTCGCCGTACGCGCGGTGGCACCCCGCTGGACGCCGCCACCGCCGCGCCGGCCGCTACGACGGCTCCGGCGCCGGCCGCCGAGTCCGGCCCGGCGGAGGAGTCCGCCACGGCGCCCCGCACCCTGCGCCGCCGTCGCCGTACCCGCGGCGGGGTTTCGGCGCAGCCGGCTCCGGCCGTCGAGGCCGCGGCCGAGACCGTCGTCGAGACGGTGGCCCCGACCGAGGTCCTGGCCGCGCCGGACGCCCCGGAGACGCCGCGCCGCCGCCGCACCCGCAAGTCGGCCGAGCCGGCCGTCGTGGCAGCGGAGACGGCGCCCGTCGCCGAGCCGGTGACCGAGACGCCGGTGGCCGTGACGGAGACCGCGTCCGCGTCCGAAACGGTGACGGTCGAAGCGCCGGAGGCGAAGCCGCGCCGCCGTACGCGGAAGACGGCCGCGTCCGCCGCCGAGTCGGCCGTCGCCGCGGCCGAGAGCACCGGGAACACGGCCGAGCCCGCCCCCGAGGCCAAGCCCCGCCGGACGCGGAAGACGGCCGCCACCGCTGCCGTCGAGACCGCCGAAGGCGAAGGCACGGCCGAGGCCGCCCCCGCGACCAAGCCGCGCCGGACCCGCAAGACGGCCGCCACCGCGCCGGAGACCGCCGAGGCCCCCGAAGCCGAGGCCAAGCCCCGCCGCACCCGGAAGACGGCCGCCACCGCTGCCGTCGAGACCGCCGAAGGCGAAGGCACGGCCGAGGCCGCCCCCGCGACCAAGCCCCGCCGCACCCGCAAGACGGCCGCCACCGCGCCGGAGACCGCCGAGGCCCCCGAAGCCGAGGCCAAGCCCCGCCGCACCCGGAAGACGGCCGCCACCGCTGCCGTCGAGACCGCCGAAGGCGAAGGCACGGCCGAGGCCGCCCCCGCGACCAAGCCGCGCCGGACCCGCAAGACGGCCGCCACCGCGCCGGAAGGCACGGACGAGGCCCCCGAGGCCGAGGCCAAGCCCCGCCGCACCCGCAAGACGGCCGCCGCCGTCGTCGAGGTGGACGGCGTTGCCGAGGTGGCCGTGCCCAAGGTGCGGCGGACGCGTAAGGCCGCCGCCGCGGCGGTTGTTCCGGAGATTCCGGCGCAGGCCGCCGAGGAGCCGGAGGTCAAGCCGCGGCGTCGTACCCGCAAGGCCGCCACGGCCGTCGAGGTCGTCGAGGCCGTCGAAGGCTGA
- a CDS encoding PHP domain-containing protein, producing the protein MRIDLHCHSTASDGTDTPAELVRNAAAAGLDVVALTDHDTTRGYGEAIAALPEGLTLVTGAELSCRVDGVSMHLLAYLFDPAEPALLAERELVRDDRVPRAKGMVARLNALGVPVTWEQVERIAAGGSVGRPHVATALVELGVVPTVSDAFTEEWLADGGRAFVEKHETDPFEAIRLVKGAGGVCVFAHPAAAKRGRTVPEARIAEMAAAGLDGIEVDHTDHDADARERLRGLAKELDLLVTGSSDYHGSRKTVPLGAYTTDPEVYGEITRRATGAFPVPGTGGA; encoded by the coding sequence GTGCGCATTGATCTGCACTGTCACTCCACGGCTTCCGACGGTACGGACACCCCGGCCGAGCTGGTGCGCAATGCCGCCGCTGCCGGGCTGGACGTCGTCGCGCTGACCGACCACGACACCACGCGTGGCTACGGCGAGGCGATCGCCGCGCTGCCCGAGGGACTGACGCTGGTCACCGGGGCCGAGCTGTCCTGCCGTGTCGACGGCGTCTCCATGCACCTGCTGGCCTACCTCTTCGACCCCGCGGAGCCCGCGCTGCTCGCCGAGCGCGAGCTGGTGCGCGACGACCGGGTGCCGCGGGCCAAGGGCATGGTCGCGAGGCTCAACGCGCTCGGTGTGCCGGTCACGTGGGAGCAGGTCGAGCGGATCGCCGCGGGCGGCTCCGTGGGGCGCCCGCACGTCGCGACCGCGCTGGTCGAGCTGGGCGTCGTACCGACGGTGAGCGACGCGTTCACCGAGGAGTGGCTGGCCGACGGCGGGCGGGCCTTCGTGGAGAAGCACGAGACCGACCCCTTCGAGGCGATCCGGCTGGTCAAGGGCGCGGGCGGGGTCTGTGTCTTTGCGCACCCGGCCGCCGCCAAGCGTGGCCGGACCGTCCCGGAGGCACGGATCGCCGAGATGGCGGCGGCCGGCCTGGACGGCATCGAGGTCGATCACACGGACCACGACGCCGACGCGCGCGAACGGCTGCGGGGCCTCGCGAAGGAGCTGGACCTGCTGGTCACGGGCTCCTCCGACTACCACGGCAGCCGCAAGACCGTGCCGCTCGGCGCGTACACGACCGACCCCGAGGTGTACGGGGAGATCACCCGGCGAGCCACCGGCGCGTTCCCGGTGCCGGGGACCGGGGGAGCCTGA
- a CDS encoding NYN domain-containing protein: protein MEPMNDDLAALGARIDRTNELLQRMLAEVAKTPSTHAIFVDAGYLYAAAGRLVAGTEDRRAFDLDAEGLIEALIDKARTIFADSRLLRVYWYDGARRRIHTAEQQTIAELPDVKVRLGNLNANNQQKGVDSLIRTDLESLARHRAISDAALLGGDEDLVSAVEAAQGYGARVHLWGIEAPEGRNQAEPLLWEVDSQRTLELEFFKPYVSRRTALAYDAGAGARPSREDVRFVGAQIAAKWLASRGREALVELLPGHPYLPGSVDQDLLVEAEGLLQYSLRGQADLRRALRDGFWEHLQAQY from the coding sequence ATGGAGCCGATGAACGACGACCTCGCGGCCCTGGGTGCCCGCATCGACCGCACGAACGAGCTGCTGCAGCGCATGCTCGCCGAGGTGGCGAAGACGCCCTCCACCCACGCGATCTTCGTCGACGCGGGCTATCTGTACGCGGCGGCGGGCCGGCTGGTCGCCGGGACCGAGGATCGCCGGGCCTTCGACCTCGACGCCGAGGGCCTGATCGAGGCGCTGATCGACAAGGCCCGCACGATCTTCGCGGACAGCAGGCTGCTGCGCGTCTACTGGTACGACGGCGCCCGCCGCCGCATCCACACCGCCGAGCAGCAGACCATCGCCGAACTGCCCGACGTCAAGGTCCGCCTCGGCAACCTCAACGCCAACAACCAGCAGAAGGGCGTCGATTCGCTGATCCGCACGGATCTGGAGTCGCTCGCCCGGCACCGCGCCATCAGCGACGCGGCCCTGCTCGGCGGCGACGAGGACCTGGTCTCGGCGGTCGAGGCGGCCCAGGGCTACGGCGCCCGGGTCCACCTGTGGGGCATCGAGGCACCCGAGGGCCGCAACCAGGCCGAGCCGCTGCTCTGGGAGGTCGACAGTCAGCGCACCTTGGAGCTGGAGTTCTTCAAGCCGTACGTCTCGCGCCGGACGGCCCTCGCGTACGACGCCGGCGCCGGGGCCCGGCCCAGCCGCGAGGACGTCCGCTTCGTCGGTGCCCAGATCGCGGCGAAGTGGCTGGCCTCCCGTGGCCGCGAGGCCCTCGTCGAGCTGCTCCCGGGCCACCCCTACCTGCCCGGTTCCGTCGACCAGGACCTGCTGGTCGAGGCCGAGGGCCTGCTCCAGTACTCCCTGCGCGGCCAGGCGGACCTGCGCCGCGCCCTCAGGGACGGCTTCTGGGAGCACTTGCAGGCGCAGTACTAG
- a CDS encoding DUF3107 domain-containing protein: protein MEVKIGVQYAPREIVLESGQSVEEVERLVNDALAGKTQLLSLQDEKGRKVLVPADRLAYVEIGEPTVRKVGFGTL, encoded by the coding sequence GTGGAGGTCAAGATCGGCGTGCAGTACGCGCCCCGCGAGATCGTTCTGGAGAGCGGTCAGAGCGTCGAGGAGGTCGAGCGCCTGGTGAACGACGCGCTGGCCGGGAAGACGCAGCTGCTGAGCCTCCAGGACGAGAAGGGCCGCAAGGTCCTGGTGCCGGCGGACCGCCTGGCGTACGTGGAGATCGGCGAGCCGACCGTGCGCAAGGTGGGATTCGGCACGCTGTAG
- a CDS encoding ferritin-like fold-containing protein, translated as MTSSDKPENDSVAPTGIAAQDWAQASADPQYRAAVVDLLGALAYGELAAFERLAEDAKLAPTLSDKAELAKMASAEFHHFERLRDRLTEIGEEPTAAMDPFVAALDGFHRQTAPSDWLEGLVKAYVGDSIASDFYREVAVRLDSDTRELVLAVLDDTGHAGFAVEKVRAAIDADPRVGGRLALWARRLMGEALSQSQRVVADRDALSTMLVGGVADGFDLAEVGRMFSRITEAHTKRMAALGLAA; from the coding sequence ATGACTAGCTCTGACAAGCCTGAGAACGACTCCGTCGCACCCACGGGCATCGCTGCCCAGGACTGGGCGCAGGCCTCCGCCGACCCGCAGTACCGCGCCGCGGTCGTGGACCTGCTCGGCGCGCTCGCCTACGGGGAGCTGGCGGCGTTCGAGCGGCTCGCGGAGGACGCGAAGCTGGCGCCGACCCTCTCGGACAAGGCGGAGCTGGCGAAGATGGCCTCGGCCGAGTTCCACCACTTCGAGCGCCTGCGGGACCGGCTGACCGAGATCGGCGAGGAGCCGACGGCCGCCATGGACCCGTTCGTCGCCGCGCTCGACGGCTTCCACCGGCAGACCGCGCCGTCGGACTGGCTGGAGGGCCTGGTCAAGGCGTACGTCGGCGACTCGATCGCGAGCGACTTCTACCGGGAGGTCGCCGTCCGGCTCGACTCCGACACGCGCGAACTGGTCCTCGCGGTCCTCGACGACACCGGGCACGCCGGGTTCGCGGTGGAGAAGGTGCGGGCCGCCATCGATGCCGACCCGCGGGTCGGTGGCCGGCTGGCGCTGTGGGCGCGGCGGCTGATGGGCGAGGCGCTGTCGCAGTCCCAGCGGGTGGTCGCCGACCGGGACGCGCTGTCGACGATGCTGGTGGGCGGGGTCGCCGACGGGTTCGATCTCGCGGAGGTCGGCAGGATGTTCTCGCGGATCACCGAGGCTCACACGAAGCGGATGGCTGCGCTGGGCCTCGCGGCCTGA
- a CDS encoding alpha/beta fold hydrolase: MSRPATFVPPPGARAYALSTARGEFAVVDAPVADGVEPRGVALLLPGFTGSKEDFNPLHVPLALRGYRTVAVDGRGQYESDGPEADESAYAQEELARDVLAQAQAVGAGAPVHLLGHSLGGQLSRAAVLLDHTPFRSLTLMASGPAHISESQQQRVKLLQDALTVMDMAAVWDAIQAMETPEETETAALDGGLDDRDDLRRRWLGTKPGQLLATGRQLCTEPDRVAELAAVPLPFHVLSGDKDDTWPLPLLDDMAVRLRARRTVIERAEHSPNTDRPLATAHALADFWDDATA, translated from the coding sequence ATGAGCAGGCCCGCCACCTTCGTCCCGCCCCCCGGTGCCCGTGCGTACGCGCTGTCCACCGCGCGTGGGGAGTTCGCCGTCGTCGACGCTCCGGTGGCCGACGGGGTCGAGCCCAGGGGGGTCGCGCTGTTGCTGCCGGGGTTCACCGGGAGCAAGGAGGACTTCAACCCGCTGCATGTGCCGCTCGCGCTGCGCGGGTACCGGACCGTGGCCGTGGACGGGCGCGGCCAGTACGAGTCGGACGGGCCCGAGGCCGACGAATCCGCCTACGCGCAGGAGGAGTTGGCGCGGGACGTGCTCGCGCAGGCGCAGGCGGTCGGGGCGGGGGCGCCGGTGCACCTGCTGGGGCACTCGCTCGGCGGGCAGCTCTCGCGCGCGGCCGTGCTGCTCGACCACACGCCCTTCCGCTCGCTCACCCTGATGGCGTCCGGCCCGGCGCACATCTCGGAATCCCAGCAGCAGCGCGTCAAGCTGCTGCAGGACGCGCTCACGGTGATGGACATGGCGGCGGTCTGGGACGCGATCCAGGCCATGGAGACGCCCGAGGAGACCGAGACGGCCGCGCTGGACGGCGGACTGGACGACCGGGACGACCTGCGGCGCCGCTGGCTGGGCACCAAGCCCGGCCAACTCCTCGCCACCGGACGCCAGTTGTGCACGGAACCGGACCGGGTCGCCGAACTGGCCGCCGTGCCGCTGCCGTTCCACGTCCTGTCGGGCGACAAGGACGACACCTGGCCGCTGCCCCTGCTGGACGACATGGCGGTACGGCTGCGGGCGCGGCGCACGGTCATCGAGCGCGCCGAGCACTCGCCCAACACCGACCGGCCGCTCGCCACGGCCCACGCGCTCGCCGACTTCTGGGACGACGCCACCGCTTAG
- a CDS encoding PhlD: MPVHIARPSTTLAAHKITTGEIADDIRTHHPDHPRLGAILRVLGNCGVQTRYFTQPLNSPTINGTAPIGERAPRAFADGLDMAETAARSILQRHGLDPADITGLITTHATGWAVPNLDIHLVARLGLRPTVRRAALTTAACAGGAQALIRAVEQALLHPGSRVLVVAAEVLSTAYNHADSKIEHMIYKALFGDSAAATIVSSDALGPGLTIDGPDGLFEFALPDSLHYYAGRIDAHGLHFDSTKAAMGGAKHVMPALREWLDGRAVTVPVIHPGSRPIIEDTAAALGLTDDDARHSLDTLREEGNLGGVSVFRVLERTHGLPPAAGEKALIVAYGPGFSVCAIHATWTD, translated from the coding sequence ATGCCCGTCCATATCGCCCGCCCCAGCACCACCCTCGCCGCGCACAAGATCACCACGGGCGAGATAGCCGACGACATCCGCACCCATCACCCCGACCATCCCCGCCTCGGCGCGATCCTCCGTGTCCTCGGCAACTGCGGTGTTCAGACCCGGTATTTCACCCAGCCGCTGAACTCGCCCACCATCAACGGCACCGCCCCCATCGGGGAGCGCGCCCCCCGTGCCTTCGCCGACGGCCTCGACATGGCCGAGACCGCGGCCCGGTCGATCCTCCAGCGCCATGGTCTCGATCCGGCCGACATCACTGGCCTGATCACCACCCACGCCACCGGCTGGGCCGTACCGAATCTGGACATCCACCTCGTGGCCCGGCTCGGCCTGCGCCCCACCGTCCGCCGTGCCGCCCTGACCACCGCGGCCTGCGCGGGCGGCGCCCAGGCACTCATCCGCGCGGTCGAGCAGGCCCTGCTCCACCCCGGCTCCCGCGTCCTCGTCGTAGCCGCCGAGGTGCTGTCCACGGCCTACAACCACGCGGACAGCAAGATCGAGCACATGATCTACAAGGCCCTGTTCGGTGACAGCGCGGCCGCCACGATCGTCAGCAGCGACGCCCTGGGCCCCGGCCTCACCATCGACGGGCCCGACGGCCTCTTCGAGTTCGCCCTCCCGGACTCCCTGCACTACTACGCCGGCCGCATCGACGCCCACGGCCTCCATTTCGACTCCACCAAGGCGGCCATGGGCGGGGCCAAGCACGTCATGCCCGCCCTCCGCGAGTGGCTCGACGGCCGCGCCGTGACCGTCCCCGTCATCCACCCCGGCTCCCGGCCCATCATCGAGGACACCGCCGCCGCGCTCGGCCTCACCGACGACGACGCCCGCCACTCCCTCGACACCCTCAGGGAAGAGGGCAACCTCGGTGGCGTATCGGTTTTCCGCGTCCTCGAGCGCACCCACGGCCTGCCCCCGGCGGCCGGTGAGAAGGCCCTGATCGTCGCCTACGGCCCCGGCTTCAGCGTCTGCGCCATCCACGCCACCTGGACCGACTAG
- a CDS encoding MmyB family transcriptional regulator has translation MNKRALKALLKDRRALIAPETHGLTRPTGPGRRAPGLSQLQVDQLLNRAYGTYHRLESGTYPSAPVDLLRDIARLFALNEQEWISLCRYARGEDPPSPLYDTSGDAVPAAWEDAVTGVTHPTYVTDASWNLLTCNEPFHRIFESGQAPENTMRWMLIDGREQLTDWANAWAPLVMPQLQAALAQRPDDKVLRQIEKELLDDPLARPLYEVGGASIHPDGDERPIRHAVEGPGWVTMCVAQPLAAPGSRFMILIFRPGPRRSSPRPPMLQAR, from the coding sequence GTGAACAAGCGAGCACTGAAAGCCCTTCTCAAAGACCGACGCGCGCTCATAGCCCCCGAAACCCACGGCCTCACCCGGCCGACCGGGCCCGGCCGGCGTGCCCCCGGGCTGTCCCAGCTCCAGGTCGACCAGCTCCTGAACCGGGCCTACGGCACCTATCACCGCCTGGAATCCGGCACCTACCCCAGTGCGCCCGTCGACCTGCTGCGCGACATAGCGCGCCTGTTCGCGCTCAACGAGCAGGAGTGGATCTCGCTGTGCCGCTACGCGCGCGGGGAGGATCCGCCGAGCCCCCTGTACGACACCAGCGGCGATGCCGTCCCCGCCGCCTGGGAGGACGCCGTCACCGGCGTGACGCACCCGACCTATGTCACCGACGCCTCCTGGAACCTGCTCACCTGCAACGAGCCGTTCCACCGGATCTTCGAGTCCGGACAGGCGCCCGAGAACACCATGCGGTGGATGCTGATCGACGGCCGCGAGCAGCTGACCGACTGGGCGAACGCCTGGGCGCCGCTCGTCATGCCCCAGCTCCAGGCCGCGCTCGCCCAGCGCCCCGACGACAAGGTCCTGCGGCAGATCGAGAAGGAACTGCTCGACGACCCGCTCGCCCGCCCGCTGTACGAGGTGGGCGGCGCCTCGATCCATCCCGACGGCGACGAACGCCCCATCCGGCACGCGGTCGAGGGGCCGGGCTGGGTGACGATGTGCGTGGCACAGCCGCTCGCGGCCCCCGGCTCGAGGTTCATGATCCTCATTTTTCGGCCGGGTCCGCGCCGCTCGAGTCCGCGTCCGCCGATGCTGCAGGCTCGCTGA
- a CDS encoding MarC family protein gives MFDFAVFGSLFLTLFVIMDPPGITPIFLALTAGRPAKVQKRMAFQAVCVAGGVIATFGVLGHQILDYLHVSVPALMISGGLLLLLIALDLLTGKTDEPKQTKDVNVALVPLGMPLLAGPGAIVSVILAVQKAGSVATQVSVWSAILAIHVVLWLVMRYSLLIIRVIKDGGVVLVTRLAGMMLSAIAVQQIINGITQVIRGS, from the coding sequence ATGTTCGACTTCGCCGTCTTCGGCTCTTTGTTCCTGACCCTTTTTGTCATCATGGATCCCCCCGGGATCACCCCGATCTTCCTCGCCCTGACCGCGGGCCGGCCGGCCAAGGTGCAGAAGCGGATGGCCTTCCAGGCCGTCTGCGTGGCGGGCGGGGTCATCGCCACCTTCGGTGTCCTCGGCCACCAGATCCTCGACTACCTGCACGTGTCCGTCCCGGCGCTGATGATCTCGGGCGGTCTGCTGCTCCTGCTGATCGCGCTCGACCTGCTCACCGGGAAGACGGACGAGCCCAAGCAGACCAAGGACGTGAACGTCGCGCTCGTACCGCTGGGCATGCCGCTGCTCGCCGGGCCCGGTGCGATCGTGTCCGTGATCCTGGCCGTGCAGAAGGCCGGCAGTGTGGCCACGCAGGTCTCGGTGTGGTCCGCGATCCTCGCGATCCACGTCGTGCTGTGGCTGGTGATGCGTTACTCGCTGCTGATCATCCGGGTCATCAAGGACGGCGGTGTCGTCCTCGTGACGCGCCTCGCGGGCATGATGCTCTCCGCGATCGCCGTGCAGCAGATCATCAACGGGATCACTCAGGTGATCCGGGGGAGCTGA